From the Manis javanica isolate MJ-LG chromosome 11, MJ_LKY, whole genome shotgun sequence genome, one window contains:
- the INAVA gene encoding innate immunity activator protein isoform X2: MASPPTSPPPSSEAKPHCFLALTGPCLWPSWGNSRPPTHSGPGWERGHPILLCAPSSRESTMESKDEASDTDSGIILQSGPDSPVSPVKELTHAVRKQQRALEERLEACLEELRRLCLREAELTGALPEEYPLRPGEKAPKVRRRVGAAYRLDERALHPEDPLGGLERELALQLQIAEAARRLCREENIGRQARRQRKRAVLQEELRLQELQRCLGERRRSSGPPPAALPLGRELSASDDSSLSDGLLLEEEESQAAKPPPEGPAPPPRPLPPQSLEGLQPAGPEAGGLERAPIQNSPWKETSLDQPYEKPRKSSEPNSESSSPATTPQEGPSASSLWLLEPASYHVVPIRGVPGQWQGRTSAPATPEMQGRRGQSQSLRVDLSRLGPEGRGRSAFPRRRPTHYTVTVPDSCFPAARPPLPRPAYHSCSEDSGSDVSSVSHAPSPGRSSPDVSFLRPLRPPEPPAPRGACREATARGPRLLLHAGFAAPEWGLSPAVLGAALEAEGAALLLPRRAPPAGRLARTPSLKDGPGGRALSRAAVSEELKSWHERARLRSARPHSLDRHGAFRVRSLPPGRESCGRALAPRAQVPTVCVLRRSPEGVPVQVFVPENGEIISQV; the protein is encoded by the exons ATGGCTTCCCCTCCCACATCACCTCCTCCCTCATCAGAAGCAAAACCTCACTGCTTCCTGGCCCTGACTGGGCCCTGCCTCTGGCCGAG CTGGGGAAACTCCAGGCCACCTACACATTCTGGCCCAGGGTGGGAACGGGGCCACCCCATCCTGCTCTGTGCCCCCTCCTCCCGGGAGTCCACCATGGAGAGTAAGGATGAGGCCAGCGACACTGACAGCGGCATCATCCTGCAGTCTG GCCCCGACAGCCCGGTGTCCCCGGTGAAGGAGCTGACGCATGCTGTGCGCAAGCAGCAGAGGGCCCTGGAAGAGCGGCTGGAGGCCTGCCTGGAGGAGCTGCGGAGACTCTGCCTGAGGGAGGCG GAGCTGACGGGTGCCTTGCCGGAGGAGTACCCCCTCAGGCCAGGGGAGAAGGCCCCCAAGGTCCGCCGCAGGGTCGGCGCCGCCTACAGACTGGACGAGCGGGCCTTGCACCCGGAG GACCCCCTGGGCGGCCTGGAGCGCGAGCTGGCCCTGCAGCTGCAGATCGCAGAGGCGGCCCGGAGGCTGTGCCGCGAGGAGAACATCGGCCGGCAGGCCCGGCGCCAGCGGAAGCGAGCGGTGCTGCAGGAGGAGCTGCGGCTGCAGGAGCTGCAGCGCTGCCTGGGCGAGCGGCGGCGCAGCAGCGGGCCCCCTCCCGCCGCCCTGCCCCTGGGCCGAG AGCTCAGTGCCTCGGATGACAGCTCCCTGTCGGATGGCCTGCTCCTGGAGGAAG AGGAGTCCCAGGCAGCAAAGCCTCCCCCAGAGGGCCCAGCTCCGCCTCCTCGGCCTCTCCCGCCCCAGAGCcttgaggggctgcagccagcagGACCTGAGGCGGGGGGCCTGGAGCGGGCCCCCATCCAGAACAGCCCCTGGAAGGAGACCAGCCTGGACCAGCCCTACGAGAAGCCCAGGAAGTCTTCTGAACCCAATAGCGAGTCCAG CAGCCCGGCCACCACACCACAGGAGGGGCCCAGTGCCTCCAGCCTGTGGCTGCTGGAGCCTGCCTCCTACCACGTGGTTCCCATCCGCGGTGTTCCTGGCCAGTGGCAGGGCCGCACCAGTGCCCCAGCCACCCCTGAGatgcaggggaggagggggcagtcGCAGTCTCTGAG GGTGGACCTCTCGCGCCTGGGTCCCGAGGGCCGAGGTCGCAGCGCCTTCCCCCGCCGCCGCCCCACCCACTACACGGTGACCGTGCCCGACTCCTGTTTCCCGGCCGCGCGGCCGCCGCTGCCACGGCCCGCCTACCACTCCTGCTCGGAAGACAGCGGCTCAGACGTGTCCAGCGTGTCCCACGCCCCCTCGCCGGGCCGCAGCAGCCCCGACGTCTCCTTCCTGCGGCCGCTGCGCCCGCCCGAGCCGCCCGCGCCCCGCGGGGCCTGCAGGGAGGCGACGGCGCGGGGCCCCCGGCTGCTGCTGCACGCCGGCTTTGCGGCGCCCGAGTGGGGGCTGAGCCCCGCGGTGCTGGGCGCCGCCCTGGAGGCCGAGGGCGCGGCGCTGCTGCTGCCCCGGCGGGCGCCCCCCGCCGGCCGCCTGGCACGGACGCCCTCCCTGAAGGACGGCCCGGGCGGCCGCGCGCTCAGCAGGGCCGCCGTCTCCGAGGAGCTCAAGTCCTGGCACGAGCGCGCCCGCCTCCGCAGCGCCCGCCCGCACTCGCTGGACCGCCACGGCGCCTTCCGCGTGCGGAGCCTGCCGCCCGGGAGGGAGAGCTGCGGCCGCGCCCTGGCTCCCCGCGCGCAG GTGCCCACCGTGTGTGTGCTCCGGAGGTCGCCCGAGGGGGTCCCTGTGCAAGTCTTTGTACCTGAGAACGGAGAGATCATCAGCCAGGTGTAA
- the INAVA gene encoding innate immunity activator protein isoform X4 — translation MESKDEASDTDSGIILQSGPDSPVSPVKELTHAVRKQQRALEERLEACLEELRRLCLREAELTGALPEEYPLRPGEKAPKVRRRVGAAYRLDERALHPEDPLGGLERELALQLQIAEAARRLCREENIGRQARRQRKRAVLQEELRLQELQRCLGERRRSSGPPPAALPLGRELSASDDSSLSDGLLLEEEESQAAKPPPEGPAPPPRPLPPQSLEGLQPAGPEAGGLERAPIQNSPWKETSLDQPYEKPRKSSEPNSESSSPATTPQEGPSASSLWLLEPASYHVVPIRGVPGQWQGRTSAPATPEMQGRRGQSQSLRVDLSRLGPEGRGRSAFPRRRPTHYTVTVPDSCFPAARPPLPRPAYHSCSEDSGSDVSSVSHAPSPGRSSPDVSFLRPLRPPEPPAPRGACREATARGPRLLLHAGFAAPEWGLSPAVLGAALEAEGAALLLPRRAPPAGRLARTPSLKDGPGGRALSRAAVSEELKSWHERARLRSARPHSLDRHGAFRVRSLPPGRESCGRALAPRAQVPTVCVLRRSPEGVPVQVFVPENGEIISQV, via the exons ATGGAGAGTAAGGATGAGGCCAGCGACACTGACAGCGGCATCATCCTGCAGTCTG GCCCCGACAGCCCGGTGTCCCCGGTGAAGGAGCTGACGCATGCTGTGCGCAAGCAGCAGAGGGCCCTGGAAGAGCGGCTGGAGGCCTGCCTGGAGGAGCTGCGGAGACTCTGCCTGAGGGAGGCG GAGCTGACGGGTGCCTTGCCGGAGGAGTACCCCCTCAGGCCAGGGGAGAAGGCCCCCAAGGTCCGCCGCAGGGTCGGCGCCGCCTACAGACTGGACGAGCGGGCCTTGCACCCGGAG GACCCCCTGGGCGGCCTGGAGCGCGAGCTGGCCCTGCAGCTGCAGATCGCAGAGGCGGCCCGGAGGCTGTGCCGCGAGGAGAACATCGGCCGGCAGGCCCGGCGCCAGCGGAAGCGAGCGGTGCTGCAGGAGGAGCTGCGGCTGCAGGAGCTGCAGCGCTGCCTGGGCGAGCGGCGGCGCAGCAGCGGGCCCCCTCCCGCCGCCCTGCCCCTGGGCCGAG AGCTCAGTGCCTCGGATGACAGCTCCCTGTCGGATGGCCTGCTCCTGGAGGAAG AGGAGTCCCAGGCAGCAAAGCCTCCCCCAGAGGGCCCAGCTCCGCCTCCTCGGCCTCTCCCGCCCCAGAGCcttgaggggctgcagccagcagGACCTGAGGCGGGGGGCCTGGAGCGGGCCCCCATCCAGAACAGCCCCTGGAAGGAGACCAGCCTGGACCAGCCCTACGAGAAGCCCAGGAAGTCTTCTGAACCCAATAGCGAGTCCAG CAGCCCGGCCACCACACCACAGGAGGGGCCCAGTGCCTCCAGCCTGTGGCTGCTGGAGCCTGCCTCCTACCACGTGGTTCCCATCCGCGGTGTTCCTGGCCAGTGGCAGGGCCGCACCAGTGCCCCAGCCACCCCTGAGatgcaggggaggagggggcagtcGCAGTCTCTGAG GGTGGACCTCTCGCGCCTGGGTCCCGAGGGCCGAGGTCGCAGCGCCTTCCCCCGCCGCCGCCCCACCCACTACACGGTGACCGTGCCCGACTCCTGTTTCCCGGCCGCGCGGCCGCCGCTGCCACGGCCCGCCTACCACTCCTGCTCGGAAGACAGCGGCTCAGACGTGTCCAGCGTGTCCCACGCCCCCTCGCCGGGCCGCAGCAGCCCCGACGTCTCCTTCCTGCGGCCGCTGCGCCCGCCCGAGCCGCCCGCGCCCCGCGGGGCCTGCAGGGAGGCGACGGCGCGGGGCCCCCGGCTGCTGCTGCACGCCGGCTTTGCGGCGCCCGAGTGGGGGCTGAGCCCCGCGGTGCTGGGCGCCGCCCTGGAGGCCGAGGGCGCGGCGCTGCTGCTGCCCCGGCGGGCGCCCCCCGCCGGCCGCCTGGCACGGACGCCCTCCCTGAAGGACGGCCCGGGCGGCCGCGCGCTCAGCAGGGCCGCCGTCTCCGAGGAGCTCAAGTCCTGGCACGAGCGCGCCCGCCTCCGCAGCGCCCGCCCGCACTCGCTGGACCGCCACGGCGCCTTCCGCGTGCGGAGCCTGCCGCCCGGGAGGGAGAGCTGCGGCCGCGCCCTGGCTCCCCGCGCGCAG GTGCCCACCGTGTGTGTGCTCCGGAGGTCGCCCGAGGGGGTCCCTGTGCAAGTCTTTGTACCTGAGAACGGAGAGATCATCAGCCAGGTGTAA
- the INAVA gene encoding innate immunity activator protein isoform X1, whose amino-acid sequence MLQMPKLNEMPPGREGRGAGRAGRGRPGRTGPGAAGQARGARGPAGGAGAPRDSWGNSRPPTHSGPGWERGHPILLCAPSSRESTMESKDEASDTDSGIILQSGPDSPVSPVKELTHAVRKQQRALEERLEACLEELRRLCLREAELTGALPEEYPLRPGEKAPKVRRRVGAAYRLDERALHPEDPLGGLERELALQLQIAEAARRLCREENIGRQARRQRKRAVLQEELRLQELQRCLGERRRSSGPPPAALPLGRELSASDDSSLSDGLLLEEEESQAAKPPPEGPAPPPRPLPPQSLEGLQPAGPEAGGLERAPIQNSPWKETSLDQPYEKPRKSSEPNSESSSPATTPQEGPSASSLWLLEPASYHVVPIRGVPGQWQGRTSAPATPEMQGRRGQSQSLRVDLSRLGPEGRGRSAFPRRRPTHYTVTVPDSCFPAARPPLPRPAYHSCSEDSGSDVSSVSHAPSPGRSSPDVSFLRPLRPPEPPAPRGACREATARGPRLLLHAGFAAPEWGLSPAVLGAALEAEGAALLLPRRAPPAGRLARTPSLKDGPGGRALSRAAVSEELKSWHERARLRSARPHSLDRHGAFRVRSLPPGRESCGRALAPRAQVPTVCVLRRSPEGVPVQVFVPENGEIISQV is encoded by the exons ATGCTGCAAATGCCGAAGTTAAATGAAATGCCTCCCGGGAGGGAAGGCCGGGGGGCGGGCCGGGCAGGGAGGGGGCGGCCCGGGCGGACAGGTCCCGGCGCCGCGGGGCAGGCGCGGGGGGCGCGGGGGCCGGCGGGCGGCGCCGGAGCTCCGCGGGACAG CTGGGGAAACTCCAGGCCACCTACACATTCTGGCCCAGGGTGGGAACGGGGCCACCCCATCCTGCTCTGTGCCCCCTCCTCCCGGGAGTCCACCATGGAGAGTAAGGATGAGGCCAGCGACACTGACAGCGGCATCATCCTGCAGTCTG GCCCCGACAGCCCGGTGTCCCCGGTGAAGGAGCTGACGCATGCTGTGCGCAAGCAGCAGAGGGCCCTGGAAGAGCGGCTGGAGGCCTGCCTGGAGGAGCTGCGGAGACTCTGCCTGAGGGAGGCG GAGCTGACGGGTGCCTTGCCGGAGGAGTACCCCCTCAGGCCAGGGGAGAAGGCCCCCAAGGTCCGCCGCAGGGTCGGCGCCGCCTACAGACTGGACGAGCGGGCCTTGCACCCGGAG GACCCCCTGGGCGGCCTGGAGCGCGAGCTGGCCCTGCAGCTGCAGATCGCAGAGGCGGCCCGGAGGCTGTGCCGCGAGGAGAACATCGGCCGGCAGGCCCGGCGCCAGCGGAAGCGAGCGGTGCTGCAGGAGGAGCTGCGGCTGCAGGAGCTGCAGCGCTGCCTGGGCGAGCGGCGGCGCAGCAGCGGGCCCCCTCCCGCCGCCCTGCCCCTGGGCCGAG AGCTCAGTGCCTCGGATGACAGCTCCCTGTCGGATGGCCTGCTCCTGGAGGAAG AGGAGTCCCAGGCAGCAAAGCCTCCCCCAGAGGGCCCAGCTCCGCCTCCTCGGCCTCTCCCGCCCCAGAGCcttgaggggctgcagccagcagGACCTGAGGCGGGGGGCCTGGAGCGGGCCCCCATCCAGAACAGCCCCTGGAAGGAGACCAGCCTGGACCAGCCCTACGAGAAGCCCAGGAAGTCTTCTGAACCCAATAGCGAGTCCAG CAGCCCGGCCACCACACCACAGGAGGGGCCCAGTGCCTCCAGCCTGTGGCTGCTGGAGCCTGCCTCCTACCACGTGGTTCCCATCCGCGGTGTTCCTGGCCAGTGGCAGGGCCGCACCAGTGCCCCAGCCACCCCTGAGatgcaggggaggagggggcagtcGCAGTCTCTGAG GGTGGACCTCTCGCGCCTGGGTCCCGAGGGCCGAGGTCGCAGCGCCTTCCCCCGCCGCCGCCCCACCCACTACACGGTGACCGTGCCCGACTCCTGTTTCCCGGCCGCGCGGCCGCCGCTGCCACGGCCCGCCTACCACTCCTGCTCGGAAGACAGCGGCTCAGACGTGTCCAGCGTGTCCCACGCCCCCTCGCCGGGCCGCAGCAGCCCCGACGTCTCCTTCCTGCGGCCGCTGCGCCCGCCCGAGCCGCCCGCGCCCCGCGGGGCCTGCAGGGAGGCGACGGCGCGGGGCCCCCGGCTGCTGCTGCACGCCGGCTTTGCGGCGCCCGAGTGGGGGCTGAGCCCCGCGGTGCTGGGCGCCGCCCTGGAGGCCGAGGGCGCGGCGCTGCTGCTGCCCCGGCGGGCGCCCCCCGCCGGCCGCCTGGCACGGACGCCCTCCCTGAAGGACGGCCCGGGCGGCCGCGCGCTCAGCAGGGCCGCCGTCTCCGAGGAGCTCAAGTCCTGGCACGAGCGCGCCCGCCTCCGCAGCGCCCGCCCGCACTCGCTGGACCGCCACGGCGCCTTCCGCGTGCGGAGCCTGCCGCCCGGGAGGGAGAGCTGCGGCCGCGCCCTGGCTCCCCGCGCGCAG GTGCCCACCGTGTGTGTGCTCCGGAGGTCGCCCGAGGGGGTCCCTGTGCAAGTCTTTGTACCTGAGAACGGAGAGATCATCAGCCAGGTGTAA
- the INAVA gene encoding innate immunity activator protein isoform X3 — MASPPTSPPPSSEAKPHCFLALTGPCLWPSWGNSRPPTHSGPGWERGHPILLCAPSSRESTMESKDEASDTDSGIILQSGPDSPVSPVKELTHAVRKQQRALEERLEACLEELRRLCLREAELTGALPEEYPLRPGEKAPKVRRRVGAAYRLDERALHPEDPLGGLERELALQLQIAEAARRLCREENIGRQARRQRKRAVLQEELRLQELQRCLGERRRSSGPPPAALPLGREESQAAKPPPEGPAPPPRPLPPQSLEGLQPAGPEAGGLERAPIQNSPWKETSLDQPYEKPRKSSEPNSESSSPATTPQEGPSASSLWLLEPASYHVVPIRGVPGQWQGRTSAPATPEMQGRRGQSQSLRVDLSRLGPEGRGRSAFPRRRPTHYTVTVPDSCFPAARPPLPRPAYHSCSEDSGSDVSSVSHAPSPGRSSPDVSFLRPLRPPEPPAPRGACREATARGPRLLLHAGFAAPEWGLSPAVLGAALEAEGAALLLPRRAPPAGRLARTPSLKDGPGGRALSRAAVSEELKSWHERARLRSARPHSLDRHGAFRVRSLPPGRESCGRALAPRAQVPTVCVLRRSPEGVPVQVFVPENGEIISQV; from the exons ATGGCTTCCCCTCCCACATCACCTCCTCCCTCATCAGAAGCAAAACCTCACTGCTTCCTGGCCCTGACTGGGCCCTGCCTCTGGCCGAG CTGGGGAAACTCCAGGCCACCTACACATTCTGGCCCAGGGTGGGAACGGGGCCACCCCATCCTGCTCTGTGCCCCCTCCTCCCGGGAGTCCACCATGGAGAGTAAGGATGAGGCCAGCGACACTGACAGCGGCATCATCCTGCAGTCTG GCCCCGACAGCCCGGTGTCCCCGGTGAAGGAGCTGACGCATGCTGTGCGCAAGCAGCAGAGGGCCCTGGAAGAGCGGCTGGAGGCCTGCCTGGAGGAGCTGCGGAGACTCTGCCTGAGGGAGGCG GAGCTGACGGGTGCCTTGCCGGAGGAGTACCCCCTCAGGCCAGGGGAGAAGGCCCCCAAGGTCCGCCGCAGGGTCGGCGCCGCCTACAGACTGGACGAGCGGGCCTTGCACCCGGAG GACCCCCTGGGCGGCCTGGAGCGCGAGCTGGCCCTGCAGCTGCAGATCGCAGAGGCGGCCCGGAGGCTGTGCCGCGAGGAGAACATCGGCCGGCAGGCCCGGCGCCAGCGGAAGCGAGCGGTGCTGCAGGAGGAGCTGCGGCTGCAGGAGCTGCAGCGCTGCCTGGGCGAGCGGCGGCGCAGCAGCGGGCCCCCTCCCGCCGCCCTGCCCCTGGGCCGAG AGGAGTCCCAGGCAGCAAAGCCTCCCCCAGAGGGCCCAGCTCCGCCTCCTCGGCCTCTCCCGCCCCAGAGCcttgaggggctgcagccagcagGACCTGAGGCGGGGGGCCTGGAGCGGGCCCCCATCCAGAACAGCCCCTGGAAGGAGACCAGCCTGGACCAGCCCTACGAGAAGCCCAGGAAGTCTTCTGAACCCAATAGCGAGTCCAG CAGCCCGGCCACCACACCACAGGAGGGGCCCAGTGCCTCCAGCCTGTGGCTGCTGGAGCCTGCCTCCTACCACGTGGTTCCCATCCGCGGTGTTCCTGGCCAGTGGCAGGGCCGCACCAGTGCCCCAGCCACCCCTGAGatgcaggggaggagggggcagtcGCAGTCTCTGAG GGTGGACCTCTCGCGCCTGGGTCCCGAGGGCCGAGGTCGCAGCGCCTTCCCCCGCCGCCGCCCCACCCACTACACGGTGACCGTGCCCGACTCCTGTTTCCCGGCCGCGCGGCCGCCGCTGCCACGGCCCGCCTACCACTCCTGCTCGGAAGACAGCGGCTCAGACGTGTCCAGCGTGTCCCACGCCCCCTCGCCGGGCCGCAGCAGCCCCGACGTCTCCTTCCTGCGGCCGCTGCGCCCGCCCGAGCCGCCCGCGCCCCGCGGGGCCTGCAGGGAGGCGACGGCGCGGGGCCCCCGGCTGCTGCTGCACGCCGGCTTTGCGGCGCCCGAGTGGGGGCTGAGCCCCGCGGTGCTGGGCGCCGCCCTGGAGGCCGAGGGCGCGGCGCTGCTGCTGCCCCGGCGGGCGCCCCCCGCCGGCCGCCTGGCACGGACGCCCTCCCTGAAGGACGGCCCGGGCGGCCGCGCGCTCAGCAGGGCCGCCGTCTCCGAGGAGCTCAAGTCCTGGCACGAGCGCGCCCGCCTCCGCAGCGCCCGCCCGCACTCGCTGGACCGCCACGGCGCCTTCCGCGTGCGGAGCCTGCCGCCCGGGAGGGAGAGCTGCGGCCGCGCCCTGGCTCCCCGCGCGCAG GTGCCCACCGTGTGTGTGCTCCGGAGGTCGCCCGAGGGGGTCCCTGTGCAAGTCTTTGTACCTGAGAACGGAGAGATCATCAGCCAGGTGTAA